CTCTTGAGAGGGGTTAGGGGTGTGTTTTTCTCTGCGTCTCTGTGTCTCTGCGGTGAACGGTTACGATTTTTGGATAAAAAGTAAGAAGTCCAAAGGAGGTAAAATGAAATGGCTAAAATAGGTTTAGTTTTAAGTGGTGGCGGGGGAAAAGGGGCTTATGAAGCCGGTGTGGTCAAGGCACTAATCGATGCCAAAATTAAGTTCGATGTTGTTGT
This genomic window from bacterium contains:
- a CDS encoding patatin-like phospholipase family protein translates to MAKIGLVLSGGGGKGAYEAGVVKALIDAKIKFDVVV